One Sodalinema gerasimenkoae IPPAS B-353 DNA segment encodes these proteins:
- a CDS encoding sterol desaturase family protein, whose protein sequence is MENEPLIRLSCFFGILVLMGLWEAIAPRRKPQQSKLNRWFSNLGIVVLNTLLLRAIFPLAAVGVAAIAQNQGWGLFNILSRPSWQAIILSILALDFVIYLQHVMFHALPSLWRLHKVHHADLDFDVTTGLRFHPLEIFLSLGIKIIAIVLLGAPVLAVILFEIILNGTAMFNHGNVRLPKGLDRFLRLLVVTPDMHRVHHSVIPSETNSNFGFNLPWWDYLLGTYQAQPAASHDGMTIGLAEYQTKPQVGQLHWMLLLPFWEIGGRREQGIGNREQGIGNRE, encoded by the coding sequence ATGGAGAACGAACCCCTAATCCGCCTAAGCTGTTTCTTCGGTATTTTAGTTCTGATGGGACTTTGGGAAGCGATCGCCCCTCGGCGGAAACCCCAACAGTCGAAACTAAACCGCTGGTTCAGCAACTTGGGAATCGTCGTCCTCAATACCCTCCTATTGCGGGCTATCTTTCCCCTAGCCGCCGTCGGTGTGGCGGCGATCGCCCAAAACCAAGGCTGGGGACTGTTTAACATCCTCTCCCGTCCCTCCTGGCAAGCCATTATCCTCTCCATCTTGGCCTTGGACTTCGTGATCTACCTCCAACATGTCATGTTCCACGCCCTCCCCAGCCTCTGGCGGTTACATAAAGTCCATCACGCCGATTTAGATTTTGATGTCACCACAGGCCTACGCTTCCATCCCCTAGAAATCTTCCTCTCCCTGGGCATCAAAATCATCGCCATTGTCCTGCTTGGGGCCCCCGTCTTGGCGGTGATTCTCTTCGAGATTATCCTCAACGGAACGGCGATGTTCAATCATGGTAATGTCCGTCTCCCCAAGGGACTCGATCGCTTCTTACGGCTACTGGTGGTTACTCCCGATATGCACCGTGTCCATCACTCCGTTATCCCCAGTGAAACCAACAGCAATTTTGGCTTCAATCTCCCTTGGTGGGACTATCTTCTGGGAACCTATCAAGCTCAACCGGCTGCAAGCCATGACGGAATGACCATTGGCCTGGCAGAGTATCAAACTAAACCCCAGGTGGGACAACTCCATTGGATGTTGCTGTTGCCATTTTGGGAAATAGGGGGGAGAAGGGAACAGGGAATAGGGAACAGGGAACAGGGAATAGGGAATAGGGAATAG
- a CDS encoding ABC transporter ATP-binding protein — MTPTVYIENLKKTYGDVTAIEDVSFSIEPGEIFGLLGPNGAGKTTTIRCLCTLSNPDSGRVEVSGVSAIERPRVVRRLLGYVAQEVALDKVLTGRELLRLQAALYHLPKGEIEGRIEAVLEMLGLTEYGDRKTGTYSGGLRKRLDLAAGLLHQPDLLVLDEPTVGLDIESRVAVWGFLQQLRERGTTILLTSHYLEEVDALADRVAILDRGQVIDVGTPSGLKDKVGGDRITLRIREFAPLDEANRVKEMLEALPFVREAIVNEAQGNSLNLVVNSQNDALTQVQQTLQGQGLPIFGIAQSRPSLDDVYLAATGRTLLDAEIAAAGRRDLKKEKKRQMAGN; from the coding sequence ATGACACCGACTGTTTATATCGAAAATCTCAAGAAAACCTATGGCGATGTCACCGCCATTGAGGATGTCTCTTTCTCGATTGAGCCGGGGGAGATTTTTGGCTTACTCGGTCCTAATGGGGCGGGGAAAACCACCACGATTCGCTGTCTCTGTACTCTCTCGAATCCTGATTCAGGGCGGGTTGAGGTGTCTGGGGTGTCAGCGATTGAGCGGCCTCGGGTGGTGCGTCGCTTGCTGGGCTATGTGGCTCAGGAGGTGGCGTTGGATAAGGTGTTGACGGGGCGAGAGTTGTTACGGTTGCAGGCGGCGTTGTATCACCTCCCTAAGGGGGAGATTGAGGGCCGTATTGAGGCGGTGTTGGAGATGTTGGGGTTGACGGAGTACGGCGATCGCAAGACGGGAACTTACTCGGGGGGACTCCGCAAACGCCTGGACTTGGCGGCTGGGTTGCTGCATCAGCCGGATCTGTTGGTGTTGGATGAACCGACGGTGGGATTGGATATTGAAAGCCGGGTGGCGGTTTGGGGCTTTCTACAGCAGTTACGAGAACGGGGAACGACGATTCTCTTGACGAGCCATTATTTGGAAGAGGTGGATGCGTTGGCCGATCGCGTGGCGATTCTCGATCGCGGCCAGGTGATTGATGTGGGAACGCCCTCTGGGTTGAAGGATAAAGTCGGCGGCGATCGCATTACCCTACGGATTCGCGAGTTTGCTCCCCTCGATGAAGCCAACCGCGTTAAGGAGATGCTAGAAGCCCTCCCCTTCGTTCGTGAGGCGATTGTTAATGAGGCTCAGGGAAATTCCCTCAATTTGGTGGTTAATTCCCAGAATGATGCCTTAACCCAAGTCCAACAAACTCTACAAGGTCAGGGTCTGCCGATTTTCGGGATCGCTCAATCTCGCCCGAGTTTGGATGATGTCTATCTGGCGGCTACGGGACGAACTCTCCTGGATGCGGAAATTGCGGCGGCGGGACGTCGGGATCTTAAAAAAGAGAAGAAGCGTCAGATGGCGGGGAATTGA
- a CDS encoding rhomboid family intramembrane serine protease gives MTFDRLVLWIVYFSTLVFVWRSLANHPKQWGWAIVCGGIFSFSLGLSFVSITWAAMVGGGLWLLLVLLPILGLRQINQWLKYDEYGRAALLARCLTWLHPADGWGDRVIPLNALALAQRGQTVQAVQSLKPHQTPKSPIYLTAIALEFLIQRQWQEFITWLQSHEGQVPLNFALYHLRALGETGRFDLMLREFVALSPRLKDLGDFERLSLARLYVFAFCGDSQSVSRLFKRELRDYPPMKQQFWQATADWYGGRSHLGQQRFQDLLKTRHHLFKQDIHHRLETPVKPTPAQLNSLSFHILEQLKTTLTQERRYGTPVSAPPAFGTWGLIALNLLAFYIAIRLGGSQNVWVLYRLGALVPSHALAGEWWRLVTSTFLHFGVAHLAMNLFGLYILGKFLEARLGLIRFLLVYLISGIGSMGFITLLALQGSNEQFVVGASGAVMGLIGAIAAIFWQGWRQDKAEIARERLRSIVLIILIQAIFDLSIPEICFLCHASGGVLGFLSGLLVLRKPS, from the coding sequence ATGACCTTCGATCGCCTTGTGTTATGGATTGTCTATTTTTCCACCCTCGTCTTTGTCTGGCGATCGCTGGCCAATCATCCCAAACAATGGGGGTGGGCGATTGTCTGTGGGGGAATCTTTAGTTTCTCGTTGGGGTTATCGTTTGTCTCGATAACCTGGGCGGCGATGGTGGGGGGAGGCCTCTGGCTGCTGCTGGTGTTATTGCCGATTCTTGGCCTACGCCAGATTAACCAATGGCTGAAATATGATGAGTATGGGCGAGCCGCCCTTCTGGCCCGATGTCTGACTTGGCTACATCCGGCCGATGGTTGGGGCGATCGCGTGATTCCCTTAAACGCCCTGGCCCTGGCCCAACGAGGTCAAACCGTCCAGGCGGTGCAGTCTCTCAAACCCCATCAAACTCCTAAATCTCCCATTTACCTCACGGCGATCGCCCTGGAGTTTCTCATACAACGCCAATGGCAAGAGTTTATCACCTGGCTCCAGAGCCATGAGGGACAAGTTCCTCTTAATTTCGCTCTCTATCACCTACGGGCTTTAGGGGAAACGGGTCGCTTCGATCTCATGTTACGGGAGTTTGTCGCCCTCAGTCCCCGCCTAAAAGACTTGGGGGATTTTGAGCGGTTGAGTTTAGCCCGACTCTATGTTTTTGCCTTTTGTGGGGATAGCCAGTCCGTCTCACGGCTATTTAAGCGAGAGTTGCGGGATTATCCCCCCATGAAACAACAGTTTTGGCAAGCCACGGCGGATTGGTATGGCGGGCGATCGCATCTTGGTCAGCAACGGTTTCAGGACTTACTCAAAACTCGCCATCATCTCTTCAAACAAGACATCCACCATCGCCTGGAAACTCCCGTCAAACCAACTCCCGCCCAACTCAATAGTCTCTCGTTTCATATCCTAGAACAGCTTAAAACTACCCTAACCCAAGAGAGACGCTATGGGACTCCTGTCTCCGCCCCTCCTGCCTTCGGAACTTGGGGCTTAATTGCCTTAAATCTGCTCGCCTTTTATATCGCTATTCGTCTCGGGGGAAGTCAAAATGTTTGGGTCTTATATCGCCTCGGGGCCCTAGTCCCCAGTCACGCCCTAGCAGGAGAGTGGTGGCGGTTAGTGACATCGACTTTTCTCCATTTTGGCGTCGCCCATCTGGCCATGAATCTCTTTGGACTCTACATCCTGGGCAAGTTTCTCGAAGCCCGTCTTGGCCTAATTCGCTTCTTACTGGTTTACCTCATTAGCGGCATTGGCTCTATGGGATTTATTACACTTTTAGCCCTACAGGGGAGTAATGAGCAATTCGTCGTCGGGGCCTCCGGTGCTGTGATGGGCCTAATTGGGGCGATCGCCGCCATCTTTTGGCAAGGCTGGCGACAGGATAAAGCGGAAATTGCTCGGGAACGATTACGCTCAATCGTCTTGATTATTCTCATTCAAGCCATCTTTGACCTCTCCATTCCCGAAATCTGTTTTCTCTGCCATGCCTCCGGGGGCGTTCTGGGCTTTCTCTCAGGATTACTCGTCCTCCGCAAACCATCTTAA
- a CDS encoding UPF0182 family protein — translation MKLVFQSLVLLAGVLFSLNLLAQLLGEVLWFEALGYFSVLLTRLQTQGLVWLVVVGVSLLACWGNLSLAERLKYTSKPLNSLSLQPTLDQKLQPQLFGKEQPSSLEPQRQSRAISLGMVLLIGSSLGSFLGILILYYSRLIRDRWQPDWTVPNISPQSIERLNPLQLLQNLLPITDYPLQWAGLIVLPILLLWFPRTLLRGLAITLSLGLGVILPAHWAQILQAFHPVSFQQTDPLFNLDISFYIYQLPIWELIEFWTFGVASFSFVAVTLIYLLCDNTLSNGEFPGFSRAQQRHLQGIGSALMGVLALSNGLQRYGLLYSDDGAAYGASYADVTTKLPAYTALAWLAIAISILLLWQALSGTYPLFRHPRARRPFDSRRNATPQTLIPPLYLILSGYAIAALVSTRILPELVQQAIVQPNELAREAPYLDRNIAYTRQSFDLNTIDVQTFNPTANLDEAALAANDLTIRNIRLWDTRPLLETNRQLQQIRLYYRFPNADIGRYSIPRDVEEGDLQSLETRQVILAARELDFDAVPSRAQTWINKHLVYTHGYGFTMSPVNTATPNGLPEYFVRGIAGGEDDQGSEAPIEAANERIRQSIPIGSPRIYYGELTHNYVMTSTGVQEFDYPQGEENVYNVYDGDGGVTIGTGWRRWLYAVYLRDWRMLLTDDFRPETKLLFRRNIDRRVRSIAPFLRYDHDPYLVVANVEEDSEDDEGAAAVTGNTLYWILDAYTTSDRYPYADPGEHPFNYIRNSVKVVIDAYNGSVQFYIADDRDPIIQSYHQIFPDLFQPFSAMPPPLRQHIRYPIDFFEVQSERLLTYNMTDTQVFYNREDQWEVPMETYRDQQQTVEPYYLIMKLPGETSEEFILLHPFTPRRRANLIAWLAGRSDGENYGRLLLYQFPKQELIYGPGQIEARINQDPLISQQLSLWNRQGSRVIQGNLLVIPIDESLLYVEPLYLEADQNALPTLVRVIVAYENQIVMAPNLDRAFEAIFEPERLPDRSIIRSIEGLFPGFADDPPDTAPLPDTVEN, via the coding sequence GTGAAACTTGTCTTCCAGAGTCTTGTCCTCCTGGCTGGAGTCCTCTTCAGCCTAAATCTGCTGGCGCAACTTCTTGGGGAAGTTCTCTGGTTTGAGGCCTTGGGCTATTTTTCCGTCCTTCTGACGCGATTGCAAACCCAAGGACTCGTTTGGTTAGTGGTCGTCGGTGTGAGTTTGCTGGCCTGTTGGGGCAACCTGAGCCTAGCTGAACGGTTAAAATACACCAGCAAACCCCTCAATTCTCTCTCCCTCCAACCCACCCTCGACCAAAAACTCCAGCCGCAATTATTCGGCAAAGAGCAGCCTTCTAGCCTTGAACCCCAACGACAAAGCCGCGCCATCAGCCTGGGGATGGTTTTACTCATTGGCAGCAGTTTAGGCAGCTTTCTGGGAATTCTCATCCTGTACTATAGCCGTCTAATTCGAGACCGCTGGCAACCGGATTGGACGGTTCCCAACATCAGCCCCCAATCCATCGAACGACTTAATCCCCTACAACTCCTCCAGAATCTTCTACCCATCACGGACTATCCCCTCCAGTGGGCCGGTCTGATTGTGCTGCCCATTTTGCTGTTGTGGTTTCCCCGAACCCTATTGCGGGGCTTAGCCATCACGTTAAGTCTGGGCCTGGGGGTGATTTTGCCGGCCCATTGGGCGCAAATCCTCCAAGCCTTTCATCCCGTTTCCTTTCAGCAAACCGATCCCCTCTTTAACCTCGATATTAGTTTTTATATCTATCAACTCCCCATTTGGGAACTGATAGAATTTTGGACCTTTGGCGTAGCCAGTTTTTCCTTTGTTGCCGTCACCCTCATTTATCTCCTCTGCGATAACACCCTCAGTAACGGCGAGTTTCCCGGCTTCTCCAGGGCCCAACAACGGCATCTCCAGGGCATTGGTAGTGCCTTAATGGGAGTGTTAGCCCTGAGCAATGGCTTACAACGCTATGGCTTACTCTATTCCGATGATGGGGCGGCCTATGGGGCCAGTTATGCCGATGTCACCACCAAATTGCCCGCCTATACGGCCCTGGCTTGGTTGGCGATCGCCATCTCGATTCTCCTACTTTGGCAGGCCCTCTCAGGAACCTATCCCCTCTTCAGACACCCTCGGGCCCGCCGTCCTTTCGACAGTCGCCGCAACGCCACCCCACAAACCCTCATTCCCCCCCTCTACCTAATTCTCAGCGGCTATGCGATCGCCGCCCTCGTCAGTACCCGCATCCTCCCGGAATTAGTCCAACAGGCCATTGTCCAACCCAACGAACTCGCCCGAGAAGCCCCCTATCTCGATCGCAACATCGCCTATACCCGGCAAAGCTTCGACCTCAACACCATCGACGTGCAAACCTTCAACCCCACCGCCAACTTAGACGAAGCCGCCCTCGCCGCCAATGACCTAACCATCCGCAACATTCGCCTCTGGGATACCCGTCCTCTCCTAGAAACCAATCGTCAACTCCAACAAATCCGCCTCTACTATCGGTTCCCCAACGCCGATATCGGCCGTTACAGCATTCCCCGAGACGTCGAGGAGGGAGATTTGCAGAGCCTGGAAACCCGTCAGGTGATCCTCGCCGCCCGAGAATTGGACTTTGACGCCGTCCCCAGCCGCGCCCAAACTTGGATTAACAAGCATCTCGTCTACACCCATGGCTACGGCTTCACCATGAGTCCCGTCAATACCGCCACCCCCAACGGCTTACCCGAATACTTCGTACGCGGGATTGCCGGTGGTGAAGATGATCAAGGCTCCGAGGCTCCCATTGAAGCAGCCAATGAACGGATTCGCCAAAGCATCCCCATTGGTTCGCCGCGCATTTACTATGGCGAATTGACCCATAACTATGTCATGACCAGTACGGGAGTCCAGGAATTTGACTATCCCCAGGGGGAAGAGAATGTCTATAACGTCTACGACGGCGACGGAGGAGTCACCATCGGAACCGGTTGGCGGCGTTGGTTGTACGCCGTCTATTTACGGGATTGGCGGATGTTGTTAACCGATGATTTTCGTCCCGAGACCAAACTCCTATTTCGCCGCAACATTGACCGCCGAGTGCGTTCGATCGCCCCCTTCCTACGCTATGACCATGATCCTTATTTGGTTGTCGCTAACGTCGAGGAGGACTCTGAGGATGACGAGGGGGCAGCCGCTGTCACTGGCAACACCCTCTACTGGATTCTCGATGCTTACACCACCAGCGATCGCTATCCCTACGCCGATCCCGGAGAACATCCCTTCAACTACATCCGTAACTCCGTCAAAGTCGTCATTGATGCCTATAACGGTTCCGTGCAGTTTTATATTGCCGATGACCGGGATCCCATTATTCAAAGCTATCACCAAATCTTCCCCGACCTGTTCCAGCCGTTCAGTGCTATGCCCCCCCCACTGCGGCAACACATTCGCTACCCCATTGATTTCTTCGAGGTTCAGTCTGAACGACTCCTGACCTATAACATGACCGATACTCAGGTTTTTTATAACCGAGAAGACCAATGGGAAGTCCCCATGGAAACCTACCGTGATCAACAACAAACCGTTGAACCCTATTATCTAATCATGAAGCTACCGGGGGAAACCAGCGAAGAGTTTATCTTGCTGCACCCTTTCACCCCGAGGCGGCGGGCCAACCTCATCGCCTGGTTAGCGGGGCGATCGGACGGAGAGAATTATGGACGACTGTTGTTATATCAATTTCCCAAACAGGAGTTAATCTATGGTCCAGGACAAATTGAAGCCCGCATCAATCAAGATCCCCTCATTTCCCAGCAACTCTCCCTCTGGAACCGCCAGGGATCGCGAGTGATTCAGGGCAACCTCCTTGTCATCCCCATTGACGAGTCGTTGCTCTATGTGGAACCGTTATACCTAGAAGCCGATCAGAACGCCCTCCCCACCCTAGTTCGAGTGATTGTGGCCTATGAAAACCAGATTGTCATGGCCCCCAATCTCGATCGCGCCTTCGAGGCAATTTTTGAACCCGAACGTCTCCCCGATCGCAGTATCATTCGTTCGATCGAAGGACTCTTCCCCGGTTTCGCTGATGATCCCCCAGACACCGCCCCACTGCCAGATACGGTGGAGAATTAA
- a CDS encoding serine/threonine protein kinase — translation MASSLLNNRYQILQTLGQGGFGSTYLAEDTHLPSRRRCVIKQLKLMAQTEAKKAIIRERFEREAAVLETLGQQQPQIPELHAYFCEAGEFYLVQEWIEGETLTQQVQRSGTWTPVAVQHLFQQILPVLDYVHSCYIIHRDIKPDNIILRVPDGLPVLIDFGAVKEAVQSDSDLPTASSVVIGTPGFMSSEQAAGRPTYSSDLYSLALTGLFLISGKTPQDIPGDPTTGDLQWREVLAAAGVSLPQSLIHVFDRALSFHPRDRFATAAEMLTALSPEGAQSQLQTMVVAPAAPSQVVTQVTSAKTPSPPANSPSPGGGSPRVSELAAPSRGLLMGGFLVTGLLLGSLTLGWELHQSRNFDETTPGRPTQEQPSPDDDDSDETPSTPQESSPPPSAPTPAPPTQNEAPLPQEDPEWLEEKTIDADEAAEESTDGDAATQDDPSLDLPPEVLPQPTPEDLPNGEQEVEQTQPDPLPSPQENNPESAPMFDSTLPPLESENPEKHFLPSSSNNILGGEKLNVFEGDRTLYGD, via the coding sequence ATGGCTTCATCTCTGCTCAACAACCGTTACCAGATCCTTCAAACCTTAGGACAGGGAGGATTTGGCTCGACCTACCTTGCCGAAGATACCCATCTTCCCTCCCGTCGTCGCTGTGTCATCAAACAACTCAAACTGATGGCGCAGACAGAAGCCAAAAAGGCCATCATCCGAGAGCGATTTGAGCGAGAAGCGGCCGTTTTAGAAACCCTCGGTCAACAACAGCCTCAGATTCCCGAACTGCACGCCTACTTTTGCGAAGCGGGGGAGTTTTACCTCGTCCAAGAGTGGATTGAGGGGGAAACCCTAACCCAGCAAGTCCAGCGTAGTGGGACCTGGACCCCAGTGGCAGTCCAACATTTGTTCCAACAAATTCTGCCGGTATTGGACTATGTTCATAGCTGCTACATCATTCACCGGGATATTAAACCCGATAATATCATTCTGCGGGTTCCCGATGGCTTACCCGTCCTGATTGATTTCGGGGCCGTCAAAGAAGCCGTCCAGAGTGACAGCGATTTGCCTACAGCCTCCTCGGTGGTGATTGGAACCCCCGGCTTTATGTCCAGTGAACAGGCCGCTGGACGACCCACCTACAGCAGCGACCTCTATAGTCTCGCCTTAACTGGGCTGTTCCTCATCTCAGGCAAAACCCCCCAGGACATCCCCGGTGACCCCACAACCGGTGACCTGCAATGGCGTGAAGTTCTCGCCGCCGCTGGGGTAAGCCTCCCCCAATCTCTGATTCATGTGTTCGATCGCGCCCTCAGTTTCCATCCCCGCGATCGCTTCGCCACCGCTGCTGAGATGTTGACGGCACTCTCTCCCGAGGGAGCGCAATCCCAGTTACAAACCATGGTCGTCGCTCCAGCGGCCCCCAGTCAAGTGGTTACCCAGGTGACCTCAGCCAAAACGCCTTCCCCACCAGCCAACTCCCCATCGCCAGGGGGAGGATCCCCCAGGGTGAGTGAGCTGGCAGCGCCCTCTAGAGGCCTCCTCATGGGAGGATTTCTGGTGACTGGACTTCTCCTAGGAAGTCTAACCCTGGGTTGGGAGTTACACCAATCTCGGAACTTTGACGAGACGACCCCAGGGCGGCCAACCCAGGAACAGCCCTCTCCAGACGACGATGATTCCGACGAAACTCCCTCAACCCCCCAGGAGTCATCTCCACCTCCCTCAGCCCCCACTCCTGCCCCCCCCACGCAGAATGAGGCGCCTTTACCTCAAGAAGACCCAGAGTGGCTCGAAGAAAAAACCATTGATGCCGACGAAGCGGCTGAAGAGTCCACAGATGGAGACGCGGCCACCCAAGACGATCCCAGCCTCGATCTCCCCCCGGAGGTGCTCCCTCAACCCACTCCCGAAGACCTACCCAACGGGGAACAGGAGGTGGAACAGACTCAACCTGACCCCCTTCCCAGCCCTCAAGAGAATAATCCAGAGAGCGCTCCCATGTTTGACAGCACCCTCCCTCCCTTAGAATCGGAGAATCCCGAAAAACACTTTCTCCCCTCCAGTTCCAATAACATTCTCGGAGGCGAAAAACTCAACGTCTTCGAGGGCGATCGCACCCTCTACGGAGACTAA
- a CDS encoding DUF4327 family protein, with protein sequence MNHQVIHPMVKVQRQVRSLVDSEIVKPGDRIWKIAFLFGDDWTRIKQELLEFEFSMQDPLSELLAVEVWEEEDE encoded by the coding sequence ATGAACCATCAGGTGATTCACCCTATGGTAAAAGTCCAGCGTCAAGTTCGTTCGCTGGTTGATTCTGAAATCGTCAAACCGGGCGATCGCATCTGGAAAATCGCGTTTCTCTTCGGCGATGACTGGACTCGAATCAAACAAGAGCTGCTGGAATTTGAGTTTTCCATGCAAGATCCCCTCAGCGAACTTCTCGCCGTAGAAGTTTGGGAAGAAGAAGACGAATAG
- a CDS encoding alpha/beta fold hydrolase, producing the protein MTASVSAPDFSNSPTSTTPQFWTWRGFRICYRQQGNSGPAMVLVHGFGASMGHWRKNIPDWADFGQVYALDLLGFGNSHKPTPGLVIDYTFETWGDLVGDFCREVVGEPAFLIGNSIGCIVVMQTAVSYPDWVRGVVQLNCSLRLLHDKRRASQAWIKQVSAPILQNLLAIKPLGDFFFAQLATPKTVRKILLQAYRQEEAVSDELVELLLQPSRDRRASDVFVAFTRYSQGPLPEELLDQLPCPTFILWGEDDPWEPVQLGRQLANYAAVDAFVSLPGVGHCPQDEAPNEVNPRVRDWLQQQVQREANP; encoded by the coding sequence ATGACGGCCTCCGTATCCGCACCGGACTTCTCCAACTCTCCAACCTCCACTACTCCCCAGTTTTGGACGTGGCGAGGGTTCCGTATTTGTTATCGTCAACAGGGCAATTCAGGGCCAGCGATGGTTTTAGTGCATGGATTTGGGGCCTCGATGGGCCATTGGCGCAAAAACATTCCCGACTGGGCCGACTTTGGCCAAGTCTATGCCCTGGATTTACTGGGATTCGGCAACTCCCATAAACCCACTCCCGGCTTAGTCATTGACTACACCTTTGAGACTTGGGGAGATTTAGTGGGGGATTTCTGTCGTGAGGTGGTTGGGGAACCCGCCTTTCTCATTGGCAACTCCATTGGCTGTATTGTCGTCATGCAAACGGCTGTCTCCTATCCTGATTGGGTGCGAGGAGTGGTGCAACTCAACTGTTCCCTGCGACTGTTACATGATAAACGCCGGGCCAGCCAGGCTTGGATTAAGCAAGTCAGCGCCCCCATCCTGCAAAATCTCCTAGCCATCAAACCTCTGGGGGACTTTTTCTTTGCCCAATTGGCAACTCCCAAGACGGTGCGTAAGATTCTCTTACAAGCCTATCGACAGGAAGAGGCCGTCAGCGATGAATTGGTGGAGTTGTTGTTGCAGCCCTCACGCGATCGCCGGGCCAGTGATGTGTTCGTCGCCTTTACTCGCTACTCTCAAGGGCCTCTCCCTGAAGAACTCTTAGACCAGTTGCCTTGTCCCACGTTCATCCTTTGGGGGGAGGACGATCCCTGGGAACCGGTGCAACTTGGACGACAATTGGCAAATTATGCCGCTGTTGATGCCTTTGTTTCCCTTCCCGGCGTCGGTCATTGTCCCCAAGATGAAGCCCCCAACGAGGTGAACCCTCGGGTGCGAGATTGGCTACAGCAGCAGGTTCAAAGGGAAGCAAATCCCTAA